From the Musa acuminata AAA Group cultivar baxijiao chromosome BXJ3-1, Cavendish_Baxijiao_AAA, whole genome shotgun sequence genome, the window TCTCTTTTGAGCTTGTTATCTTTCATTGCTTCAATAAAACTTGATGCAAGGCATTTTCTTTAACTACTTCGatcataataaattaaattatcttCTGACTATTTCGAAATGGTAGACATCACACTTTATTGTTAATCATCATTATGAACTGAGCTTCATCAATAGATAATAGTCTCGATGCACCAAAATAGAAATTATGATCTACATTGAAGGATGGGAGGAGAAGTCACCGAGTGCAAGTAGGCAAGTGCTTCTGTAGATTCTTCAGCTATCCTTAGACAAGTAGCCAAAGAAATTAATTTCTGTCATCCGCATGGAtaaagttaaaagaatattttataagggataaaatcataatttaataTGGAAATCTTCACCTTCAAGTCTTatcaacttcttatgattgatcCGACAAAGAATGATCATCTCAGTTATAACCTATGTTTACTTGTCTTTGACGTTTTGGTGTTCAGTTTAATTTCCCAAGCAAAATAGTAGAggtaatatatacatatagtaATACCATCACCTCGAATATTGTATAGTAAGTAGATTTGTTGGAGAGTAATTGTTGGAGTTGCTTTGTCACACTTAGATTTTGGCATGGAAATTGACGAGGGAAGGTGTAACTCGTCGATCATACACGCACGTCGGTGCTTCCCACACCGGTAAGGCCGCCCAAAAGAGCATCCACGTCGCCACACGGGTGATGCCTTCCTTGGAAAGGCTTTACCATATTGATACTATCCACATGCTGAAAGAAtaaggtgtaaatccaaaatataTGATGTAGAAATAATTTAGTTTAtgtattatttgatttttttttattaatttagggATAATTTGCATATGACATAAGTTGTCATGAGGTAGCATTTATTCAAGGCAATGAATatagaaaaaaaaggggaagaaattaaattcattattgatagaagattataaatcttgattaaagattttaaaattttatctatacaaatataatttttttattaatcaataatTGTAATTATctctataaatttaaaatattgaaagatttttctaaaaaaaaggtcaagaatattattttttaaagaaaagaaaatcattatatatttaatttaatataattataattatttttatttctatatatatatatttatttattctgaGCCCTTAAAAAGGTCTGGAACATTATAATAGATAACCAAAAATTGATCAATAAATTGTGTTCTTCGCATGTGTCAATGTGGGAATCGTATTTGTTTTTCTTATGGAATGATTTCATCTGTCACGTGAGAAACTTATGAAAATATGGGATCTTCATCTTCATAGTATTTTTCATTAGTTAAAACCTTCTCATCCTTTTAGTCCTtcatagtaaaaaaaatatatatttactacAATTGAGCTACCGGTAGTATGAATTACTATCATAATATTTTCTATTACTATATAAActtaaagaaaaaagaacaaatatTACAAGAGATCCTGCCTCCCATGCTGTCTTCGACAATAGATTTGAGCCTCCTAGCGATTCAGGACCCTAATTGTCGGGCGAGATCCGGATCTAAGAGACCCTGCCACCGTTGAGGAATGAAAGCTTCTTCTATGATTCCTAAAGAATTTCGTCAAAACCTGGGGCACTGTTGTGATGCCTCCTACTAGGGTTTTGCCCTCACCCTAAGATGATTGGGGTTGAAGACGGTATGTGAAATCTATGGCTTTGCGCTTGCATTCGGTAAAACTTTATATcacatttttttaaattttttttgaaagaaaTTGATCATCTCTCttttaaataaaaagaaagaataaaaattcgATACAATGAAATCAAATGGGCAATTGAGATTGAAATCAGAAGCGAGACGTATGATTTGTTGAGGGACCTTCGCCGCCCATATAAATAGGTCTTTAAATTATGCATACCAATGGACGAGGCGTTGACTTGGGATCAACTCTTGAATAGTGAACGACAAGGATAGCAACCACAATTAATGTGTATTTGGAACGAACGAAATATAGCAGCTCGTGGAGGGCTTTGGTCTTTCTTCCGGTTTGGATTTGTGttctttctttttgtcaaaaGGAATCATTTTGGATATGCATGGGATGTATGGAAGCTTCTTGTTGTTTTTTCGTCTTGATGCATACACATGCCTTTGAATTATTTGGCAGAGAGACTTAGATTGACTTGTAtctattttttttgttaaatatcaCAACTTGTAATTTATCGTACCCTAAATCTCTTACCCTTTTTGACCTCTACGTaatctcctcctcccttcttcttgttATTTCTAAATTAGTATTTCATTAGCCATCTATTTTCACTACTTTGATTTCAACTACTACAAATAATCTGATCTAAAATAGGATTCTTAAATCAATGTCTAATCTAATCAGAAAGCTTAAGGTAATATTCCATTACTTCCTTCAAACTCGATTTTTacatagaaaaagaaatataaattacaatACTGAGAGTTACAATCCATTATACATTTATTTATCATGCCTGTAATAGAAGTAACATAAGTTACAAAACAAGTAACCAAGAACAGTCTATTATGATAGTTCGATTTGAACATAGAGAGAGAACCTTGTTTCTttatcttcttcatcttccaGCTTTTACATCAAATCCCAATTTGTTCTCTAAACTATGGTACCCGACAGAATCCAAGGTAGAGCTCATGGATGATTCACCAAGCAATGCTTCACATTCCTCGGGTGCATGGTGTGTTGAAGAGACCTGTAGGAACCCTCCTAACATATGCAGTTTTTCAGCCACTTGTCTCATCGTTGGCCTTTCATCCCCATTCATGTTCAAACATTCCTTTGCAAGCTCGGCAATTTCTTGGATGACATTCATGTTTTCTTTTCCCATGATTTGATCATCTAATATCTCTTCAAGTCGGCTATCTTTCATTGCTTCAATGAAGCTTGAGGCAAGACCTTTTCCTTGACTACTCCCATCATAATAAATTGcttttttccttgtgatgagctCCACCAAAACTACTCCAAAGCTATATACATCACTCTTTGTTGTTAGTTGACGAACTAACAAGTACTCTGGGTCCAAATAACCAAGAGTTCCCTGGACCATCGTTATGAATTGGGTTTCGTCTATAGACATCATTCTCGATGCACCGAAATCTGATACCTTTGGCACGTAGTCATGATCTAGAAGTATGTTGAGCGACTTTACATCTCCATGAACTATCGGTGGGGAAGCCGATGAATGCAAGTAAGCAAGTGCTTCTGCAGATTCTCTGGCAATTCGTAGACGAGTGGTCAAGAGACTTAGTTTCCCGTCGTTGTCATGGATGAACTCGAAGAGGGTTCCATTGGGGATGAACTCATAAACCAACATGGGAATTTCTACTTCCAAGCAACAACCCAAGAGCCTTACAATGTTCTTGTGATTGATCTGAGAAAGAATAATCATCTCCCGTACGAATTCTTCACTTTGGTCCTCGGTGACTACCTTAGACCTCTTGATGGCCACTTCCCTGCCATCGTCTAGGTTTCCTTTGTAAACGGTGCCATGGCCTCCTCGCCCAAGTTCTCGACTCTTATCGAAATTAACTGTTGCTTTCTCTATATCCTCTTTGGTATATATTTTGACAGTATCGATTTGCTTTGATCTAATTTCTTCATATAATCTCAAGCCTCCATTTTGATGGAAGAATTTATCTTTTTCTCTAAGAAGCTTCCTTCTTTGAAACGCTAAGATTATGCAGAAGATACAAGTAATGAACAAGACAAGCCCAACACAACTGCCTGCACAAAGGGATGAGTTTTCAAAATAGAAGATTGTTACCGACGAGGCCTATTAACGAAAATTAAAAGGATCAGAAATTTCAAGCTTTTTTTAAGAAGGATGACTTAATCGAAATAAAAACTcagattatttttttcttctgattGAAGTTTTAAGAGAAGGTTTAAAGCTAATACGGAAGGAAGGATGAGAGAACTTGTACCTATAACAATCTTCGTTGATGTCGGAATTCCGTGATCTCGGACACATGGTTCCGATTTAGGGTCCTTGCTGCTTTGACCTTTTGGGCATGAGCAGCTGTAGTTGCCTGGTGTGTTGCTGCACTTTCCATGACATGGATACTGCGTTGGTAAGCTGCACTCGTCGATATCTAAGGATTGTCAAACAATCCCGAGGGAAAATTGTAAGACCGTATACAGCAATCGAAAACAGGAGAGTTGGGGGAGAGATGCATGCTGACCTTTGCAGCCATCCTGGAGGTAAGGATTGCCTTGGAAACCTGTGGAGCAATTGCAGATATAGCCTTGTAAACTTGTGGAGTCGATACAGTCACTGTTGATGCTGCGGCATGCATATGAAGAAGGGTTTCTCTTAGCCTCCTCGCAGGTCTGTTTGCCGGCTACCCAGTCCAGCACGAGTGGGACGCCGTCCTTGTGCTTGTCTTCAAAGGTGTGGTTGCGGAGGTCAGACTCGTCGAAGAAGAACCAGTCCTGCTCGGCAATGAAGGCATAGGTGCAGGGGCTGTACTCCTCGTAGGTAGTTAGATTGACGAAATAGACCAACCCGGTGGTGAAATTGTCCAGCTTCTCCGGGATGGTGGTCTGGCAGCAGCCGGTGCCAGAGCACGATCCGCTTGCGATGCTTGCCCCTTCGAGGCAGAAGGAGGCGCACCCGGTTCCTAATGTATAGTTGTCCCCGCCTACGAGGAGACCAACGACGTTGCAGCCCATGGTCGTGAACCTGTTCTTGTTGCTGGATACCCAAAATGGTTTGTCGCCAAGGTCTAGAGAAGGTCTTTGACCAGCCACCCAGCCGTCGGTATTGTTGAAACAATCCCAGCTAATGTAATTCCGGATGCGTGCTTGGCCCTGGGGCAAGAATATCTCCTCCACTGTAATGTTCCCCTCGCGGCCGCCCAAGAAAGCTCTGGGAGTCGGAGAGCCGTTAACGACTTCGCAAGTGACCTCGAAGCCTTCCCTGAAACACCCATCGCCGATGCCGAAGGGGTACGGGATGCTAACACCGCCGCATGTATCATTGCAACCTGGTGACACCACGTTCGGCGACGGTGGTGCCGATGCTGCTGCTGCAGTCGTTGTTGCTTGGAGCAGCGTCAACAACAACAGCTTAAACGCGAACGGTGGCAGCGTGGATCCCATCGCTTATGCTTGCTTGAAATTAATGGTACCCTTCAGGCTTCCATCAGATTTATAAGCCCACAGATGGAGAAGCGAGCATAATTCCTCGTTCAGCTGTTGTTGCTTAGAATAATTGCTTGATCGAATACTCGTTCTGCAGCCCAAGTGAAGCCTTGTCAAGGCGAAGCCATCACACGGCAAATACAAGAAGACCCTGTCGCTTGGAAAACTCGACAGTGACTGGTACAGATCCCGTCCAAGTCTTCTTTAAGATTACAGAAAGTTGGAGCTGTGATCGATACGGAAGTCCTCCTCGCAGTTTGATTCTGGAATCCACACCCAAACGTAgactagctctctctctctctctctctctctctctctatcaataGTTTTATCCCTGCTTAATGCTCGCTGATTAGCATGGTCGAGAGGTGGAATATTTGGCTACTCAAAGATGGCGACATGCTATTTGTACTGTGTTTTAATAATTAAGGCCAATAAAGTTGATGAGTATTATTAATTATGTGAAATCCTATGTATTATATTATGAATTTGTTTAAAAACATTATTACATTAAACAGAGTATAAGATGCTCACATGAATTCGAATCGAGATCCATCAATTGTGAAACCATACAGTAACCATTAGAATGTCTGCTTATAGTTTGGTTCAGTCGTCCAATGGAAATTACTCCGAAAgacaaacaaagaagaagaatgcgAAGTGAACATATGCCTCAAATGATTCAAGAGAAAGACGTTGAATTTATATAGTTCCGGTCATCATCATCTTACCTTCTTAGTTGCCAATTTTGAAATGATCAAAACTCAAACAAGTCTCCATCTCAAAATCTGTAGTCAGAGAAAAAGCGAGAGAGAAGTAACCATGAATTTGATGAGGTCAAATTTGTTGAATAAGGAATTCAAAAAAATTGAGTGATAGCTAAAAGAAATAAATGTGAGCGTAGAACAAGTAAATGTATTATTTGAAGGAATTCTTATATATCTCGTTATCACGAGAAGTAGTCGTCAAATTTGTCACGACGATGACCTATTTTAGATATGAGAGTTCACGAGAATATATAATAGCGTATGAGTGTAGCCAACTACTTTTAAATGCTAAAGAAATATTATTacgatgataatatatttttaaaaataaaatatatttttattatattaaatgacatttcaCATGTGAATTTGAATCTTAGACTCATTATTGGATGTTCACATTGTGAATTTGAACATGAAATTCATTTATCGTTCACTTGAACCTGAaacttattattatataataatacgTTAACTAATCAGATATTTTTAGagacgatagcaatatgtttcatactTGAGCTATTCATGTCCTCGTTATTCacatcaataattttttattttggaaTTTATTACGAATGCTCTCAGCTGCTACATAGCATACTGTTAGAATCCATAATATTCTTAATTATCCAGAAGCAAACAGAGAATAAATAAGTTTCAGGAGAAGCACCAACTTAAACATTTTTTTTGATTCTGCTAATATTGTCTTTTCAACAAAGGAAGTGATGCCATTTTACTTGAAAGTTCATCGTCTTCCGACTTCTATATCAAATCCTATTTTATTCTGTAAACTATGGTAACCTGTACTGTATAAGGTGGGAAACGTTGATGATTCACCAAGCAATCTTCGGCACTCTTCAGGAATATGTTGCGTCGAAGATCGTCGTTGGAGCCCTCTTAGTGTATATGGAGCTTCTCGGCCAATTCTCTCATTGTGGGCTTTTCTCTCCCTCAATACTCAAACACTCCTTTGCAAGCTTGGCAATTTCTTGAAGGATATCCAAGCTCTCCTCCCCTGTGATTTGATCATCCAACATCTCTTTTGAGCTTGTTATTTTTCATTGCTTCAATAAAGCTGGATACAAGGCATTTTCTTTAACTACTTCGatcataataaattaaattatcttCTGACTATTTCGAAATGGTAGACATCACACTTTATTGTTAATCATCATTATGAACTGAGCTTCATCAATAGATAATA encodes:
- the LOC135628595 gene encoding putative wall-associated receptor kinase-like 16, with the translated sequence MGSTLPPFAFKLLLLTLLQATTTAAAASAPPSPNVVSPGCNDTCGGVSIPYPFGIGDGCFREGFEVTCEVVNGSPTPRAFLGGREGNITVEEIFLPQGQARIRNYISWDCFNNTDGWVAGQRPSLDLGDKPFWVSSNKNRFTTMGCNVVGLLVGGDNYTLGTGCASFCLEGASIASGSCSGTGCCQTTIPEKLDNFTTGLVYFVNLTTYEEYSPCTYAFIAEQDWFFFDESDLRNHTFEDKHKDGVPLVLDWVAGKQTCEEAKRNPSSYACRSINSDCIDSTSLQGYICNCSTGFQGNPYLQDGCKDIDECSLPTQYPCHGKCSNTPGNYSCSCPKGQSSKDPKSEPCVRDHGIPTSTKIVIGSCVGLVLFITCIFCIILAFQRRKLLREKDKFFHQNGGLRLYEEIRSKQIDTVKIYTKEDIEKATVNFDKSRELGRGGHGTVYKGNLDDGREVAIKRSKVVTEDQSEEFVREMIILSQINHKNIVRLLGCCLEVEIPMLVYEFIPNGTLFEFIHDNDGKLSLLTTRLRIARESAEALAYLHSSASPPIVHGDVKSLNILLDHDYVPKVSDFGASRMMSIDETQFITMVQGTLGYLDPEYLLVRQLTTKSDVYSFGVVLVELITRKKAIYYDGSSQGKGLASSFIEAMKDSRLEEILDDQIMGKENMNVIQEIAELAKECLNMNGDERPTMRQVAEKLHMLGGFLQVSSTHHAPEECEALLGESSMSSTLDSVGYHSLENKLGFDVKAGR